The Thermomicrobiales bacterium genome contains the following window.
GCAACTGTGGAACATGCCCGGCTTCGGACAGCACATCTCGTTCGGCGAACGGATGGCGGCGACCGAGACGTCGCGGGCGATCTACTACAAGCCCGACGGCTCCGGCTACAAGCCCGGCGAGCGGATCGTGAACCCCGACCACGCACGCGCTCTCCGGAGGCTGGCCGACGGCGGACCGCGCGAGTTCTACGAGGGCAGCCTAGCGAAGGAGCTGGCCGCCGATCTGGCCGCCAATGGCTCATTCATCACCGCCGAGGACCTGGCCAGCTATCGCGTGCGCGTCTCCGAGCCGATCCGGGTGAGTTACCGCGGCCAGACAGTGCTGACCAATCCGCCGGCCGGCGGCGGTGTCTGCATGGCCGAGACCCTGAAGATCATCGAGCATGAGGACATCGCCGCTCTGGGCCTCAACAGCGTCGAGTACATCGACCTCGTTGGCCATGCAATGAAGGCCGCCTACCACGACTGGTACGGCATGGTCGCCGACCCGACGTTCCACAACGTGCCGGTCGACCTGCTGCTGTCGGACGAGCGGGCCGACGAGTGGTACGCGAAGATCAAGGCCGGCGAGCGGTTCGACGTGCCGCGCTATCCGGAAGCGCCGACAACGACGCACATCACCGTCGTCGATGACGCCGGCAATGCGATCGCGCTGACTCACTCGCTCGGCGCGAGCAGCGGCGTCGTCTCACCGGGCTACGGCTTCACCTGGAACAACATCATGAATGCGGCTAACCCGCAGCCGGGCCTGCCAAACTCGATCGCGCCGGGCAAGTCGCGGATCACCGGCATGTGCCCGACGATCGTGCTGCGCGATGGCGAGCTGGTGCTGGCGCTCGGCGCGCCGGGCGGCACACGGATCATCACCGGGGTATTGCAGACGCTGTTGAACGTTCTCGACCACGGCCTCTCGGCGGTCGAAGCGGTCTCGGCCCCGCGTTTCGATTGTCAAGGCGATCTGCTGGACTGCGAATCGCGAATTCCGATCTGGGTGAAGGCGGAGTTGGCCGGACGCGGCTTCCAGATCGTCCCGAACCCGGCCCCGTACGGGCAGTTCGCGCTGGTTCAGGCCGTCACCCGCGACCCGGCGACTGGCCGGCTCCGTGGCGGCGCAGATCCGCGATCCGGCGGAGCGGCGATGGGCTGCTAGTGGCAAGAGCGTCGGGTGTGAAAGCCCTCAACCATCGCGCTCGCCGGCCATGGAGATCAAACGACGCGCGATCCCGAGATGCGGTCCGATCCGGGACAGGTGATTGACGAGCGCATCGGTGGCGGTATGCAGTTCCTCGTCGGTTACCGGGTCAAGCACGTCGAGAATGAACAGCGCTGAGGTCGTCGTGTCACTCAGTTGCGTTCGACGGGCCTGACGCCAGTTCCAGCGACGACAGGTCACGCCCGCGTCGTCGAGCCAGATAACCTCGCCTGGCTCGGGGTGCTCGATCACGACCTCGCCATCCGCCATCGTGTCGAACGACTCGCTGCCGGTGGCACGGATCAACCGCGGCGGGCCACTGTATCGATCCAGATCCTCACCGCCGAGGGGGATCTGGTGGAGGACTGAGATAGCGTTGTAGATATCGGTGAGCCGGTTCACTCGCGGCAGCCCGGTGGGCGCGCGACGGAGCAGCGCCTCCAGACTGTTCCGGGTCCGTTGCGGCTTCGCGCCGAACGCCCGGTAGGCATCGCGCCAGGTCGCGACACGCGGGAGCTGGTCGGGCGGCGCGCTGCCAAGCGCCACGACCGCAACTGATTCTGCTTCCTGCAAAAGCGTCCCGCTCGCCTCATCGCTCGGGCCGGGCGTCAGGTGGGCGACCGCCAGCAACATGACGCGATAGTCGGGCCGAAGCGCGAACACCGCGTCATCGACCGAAGCGCCAGCGAGAAACGCCTGCGGAGTATGCTGATGATTCATCTCTATCCTCTCCACGGGGAGTGCATTCCAACGCCCGCGCATCATAACTGTGCCGAGCTGCAGTCAAGAACGCCAACTCCGTACCTGAGGATGTGGCGGACTTGACGTCGTTCGATCCCATATTCCCGGATTCCTGAATTCCCGATCTCTATATGATCGGGAATTCGGGAATTTCGTGGGGAGCATTGACGAGCGCCACATCTCGCGGTCTCATGCGACCATGCGTCCTGACAGAGAACGACCAGTCCGAAGGAGGAGCGTGTGGACGATTGGCGAGGGGCAACGGAGTCGGCTGACGAGTACGGGGTACTGGCGGCACTCGAGGTGATGATGCCGATGCGCGACGGGGTGCGGTTGGCGACCGACGTGTACTTTCCGGCGCGTCTCGATGACCCGGCCGACCGCGCCGAGGGGCTGTTCCCGGTCCTGCTGGTCCGGACTCCGTACAACAAGCGCGCCGACGACACACGGATGCGCGCGGAGTACTTCACGCGGCGTGGCTACGTCGTCGCGATCCAGGATTGCCGCGGGCGCTACCGTTCGGAGGGCACGTTCGCGTTTCTGACCCAGGAGCCGGAGGACGGCTACGACGCGGTCGAGTGGCTGGGCGCGCAGCCATGGTCTACCGGCAAGGTCGGGATGTTCGGGACGTCGTACCTCGGCTGGACACAGACGGCGGCGGCGGTGCTGAACCCGCCCAGCCTGGCGGCGCTGGTCGTCAATCAGGCCGGCGCGAACGCCTACAGCAGCTCGGTGCGCCAGAACGGTGCGATGGAGCTGCGCTTCCTGGCCTGGGCGTTTATGGAAGCGGCGACGCACCCGGAGGTTGTCGTCGATCCGGTTCGCAAGGCGGCGCTGGAGAGCGTCTCGTCGCTGGAATGGCTGCGCCAGCTGCCGTTGCGGCCAGGCCTGTCGCCGCTGGCGATGGTTCCCTCAATCGAGCGCTGGGCGCTGGACCTGTACACCCGCGGGGACTACAGCGAGTACTGGGACCACCCTGGCCTCAACTTCGCGAAGTTCTGGGACAACCACTCCGACGTGCCGATGCTGCTCTGCGGCGCCTGGTACGACTCGTACACCCGGGCGACGCTGGAGAACTTCGCCGGCCTCTCCGAGCGCAAGCGTGGGCCAGTCCGGCTGCTGATGGGGCCGTGGACGCACGGGATGGTCGACGTCAGCTACTCGGGTGACGTCGAGCTCGGCCCGACCGCGCCGGTGGCCGGCAACCTGGCCGAGACGTTCGACCACCTGCACCTGCGCTGGTTCGACCACTGGCTCAAGGGGATCGACAACGGCGTCGGCGAGGAGCCGGCCGCGCGCGTATTCGTCATGGGCGACGGCGGCAGCGCGACCCGACGCACCCGCGACGGCAAGCTCTGGCGTGGCGGGCACTGGCGCGAGACAGACGTATTCCCGCTGCCCGGCACGACACCGGTGGCGTTCTATCTCCGCCCCGATGGCGGCCTCGGAACCACGCAGGCGGAAGCAGGCGGGGCATCGACCACGTTCCGCTACGATCCGGCCAACCCGGTCCCGACCGTCGGCGGCAACCTCTCATCGCTCTCCGACGCGATCCCGATCGTCGGCGACGAGCGCGGTCGGATCACCTACGAGCAGCGCTGGAACAGCGTCGTCTCGATCGGCGGGCAGGACCAGCGCGACCCGGAGAGTGGCATGCCACTGGCAGCGCGCGACGATATCGTCGTCTTCCAGACCGAGCCACTAGCCGAGCCGCTGCAGGTCATCGGCGCACTGGAGGCGACGCTCCACATCTCATCCTCCGCGCCGGATACTGACTTCACCGTGAAGCTGGTGGACGTCTTCCCGCCGTCGGCCGACTACCCGCACGGCTACGCGCTGAACCTCTCCGACACGATCTTCCGCTGCCGCTACCGCGACGATCCGGCCAGCCCGACGATGATGACGCCGGGGGAGGTCTACGAGCTGACGATCCCGATGTACGGCACCGGCGCGGTCTTCGGTCGCGGCCACCGCATCCGGGTCGACATCTCGTCGAGCAACTTCCCGCGCTTCGACCCGAACCCGAACACCGGCGAGCCGATCGGTCGCCACCACCACACCCAGCCGGCCGACAACACCATCCACCACGACGCCGCGCATCCGTCGCGGATTACGCTGCCGGTGGTGGCGATGGAGTGACTGTTGATCGAGGCATCGAAGTAGTTTGTTCGCTAGTCAGCTAATACATAGTGGTGTGTTAGCTCGGACTCCAGAACACGATGTTATACAATTGTGGTGACTGGACTACAAGCGAAGGTTGCGCGCCGCGAACGAGACGTGGTGTCTTTTTCCACGCGGGCGCTACAGTGGCACAACGCTTCCGGGAAATGGGAGCTGAGATCGATCGGAACGTCTCATTACCCCCGGTGTCATAGGGATGGACCACGAGAGTGACCGCCGGCGATCACTGGTATCAAGAACCGATGGCTGAGTTGGGGGTGAGGCGTCTCACCGTGGCCCGCAGTCTTCGAGGGCGCTTGGGCCGCAAAGCAAACACCGTGTCCAAATCTGAGGATTACAATCAACTCGTTCTGTTCGACAGTCACTTCCCGTCTGCAGCTCTACACACAGTCCCTGTTGGGGACTCGCAGACGAGACAGTTGGACCCGCAGATTCGCCCTTTCACGACCGCTACGGACGATGATCCTCTTGACAGTAGCTTCGAAGACGCCGATTCCGATCGTTCATTTCTTCATGGCCTCGACGACAACCTTATCGGTCTCTTCGAAGACGACGAAGAGGTCGATGAGGAGATCGTCGATGCGCTTGATGGCGAATTGCTCGGCGAACCGGCCATCGATCGCGAGGATCTCGAGCAGATCATGGAGCTGGATATTCTTCCACGATTACAGCGCGCAATCGAGCACCGTGGTTATCTCACACTGGGAAATCTCAGCGTCGCGGTCGCGAGACTCCAAGCGAGTCAGCCACACCTTGAAGAGCTACGGACATTCATTCAGCGCGCTAACGTGCCACTAGTGCCGTCGCGATCCCACCAAGGCGTGCGAGATGTTCGAGTGGAGGATGTCCGCGTCGCGGAACACATCTTCGGTGACCTCATTCAGGGCGCGCCTGATTCCAGAATGGTTATCGAACGACTCGGCTATGCGGGTGTATCTCTGTCGGACGGGACGCGTGATTTCCTGATGCAAGTCTGGATGGGGCATCGACTCGCACGCGTAGAAGAGCGTATTCACTGCACAACCGTCGCGCAGGAGGTGGCTCGAAAAGGTAGTGATATCACTCGCTGGAGCAGCGAAGCACTGGCGGCGCGTGAGTCCCTCGTTGTGGATAACCTCTGGCTTGTGGCGAGAATCGCGCGTAAGTACATCGGAAACGGCCTGGAGATCGAAGATCTCCTTCAGGAGGGAGCAGGTGGCCTCTTCGACGCGGTCGTGAGGTTCGATCCCTCGCTTGGCTATCGATTCGTGACTTATGCTTCGAGCTGGGTATTCCAGCGGATTACTCGCGCTTTGGCGAATCAATCTCGAACAATTCGTTTACCGATCCACATGATCGAATGGCTCACTAAGGTGAATCGAGCAACCGAAGACTTGGAATCGGCATTGGGTCGTGAGCCGATGATTGAGGAACTGGCCGCGCAGCTAGAGGTCGACACATCAAGAGTAGCCCAGGCTCTTCACGTGAGCCAACCGATCTTGTCGATTGATACCCTGACCAACGAACAGCGGACGAAGCATGACCGTGACCAATTTCGTCAGGAGCCGGACCCCGTCTTAGAAGCCGTTGTGTCTCGCTCGGCCGCTGACGAAGTCACGGCGCTGCTCAGCAATCTCAATACACGAGAACGCAGGATTCTGGAGTTGCGCTTCGGTCTTGAAGGCGGAAGACCGTGGTCGCTCGAGGAAGTAGGCCAAATCTACGGACTCACGCGGGAGCGCATTCGACAGATTCAAGCGAAAGCAATTGAGAAGCTCCAACGGATTAGCAAGACAGGGTCGCTTGGAGAACAGTCTAATAAGAAGTCGCCATCGAAGTCACCGAATCTACTAGGGGTCCGCACTGATGGAAGAAACCTATCGCCTAGAGACGCGCGGTCTGGTGAACGCAACTCACGACGCAGGGCGAAGCATTGCACCGATGCAGGGACTGAGGAGTCTCTCAAGACCGACATCAGGAGGGCAGACCAGCGTAATCCGAATCAGAGTGTTGCCCCGATGATCGCGGTGCCTCGTGCTACCGCCAATCTCGAGTCGAAGGTACTGAACGATGTTGAGGCGAATCTGGACACAGAACTTCATTATAGACCCATCTTATCTGTTGCATTGCACTTCCTTCTCCGAAAGACGCTCCTAGCGTTACCCAAAGAAGACCAGGAGCTCGTAATAGCTCGATTCGGGCTTATGAGACCAGGACCGATGCCGCTAACGGAAATAGTTGCGAGATTCGAAGTCACTACCGAGTATGTGATTGATCTACAGTCCAGGCTCTTCGACGAAATTGGACACATACGGATACGGAATGAGATGTTGACATACCTGGACACCGTTGACCGTCGTGCGTCAGCACTTGACGCGATGTGAGTCATAGCACTACTGAGCAGAATCGGTGGTCGACCCTATGCTGCGGTGGACGGTCAGTGAACGCACATCGCCCCGATGAGAAAGAAGCCACCGTACCCGTGCGATTCGGTCTCGTCGTCATCAGCCTCGCCACGATTCTCATCACAGCCTGCCGGTCGTCGCCGCCGGCAGATATGACACCCTTGGCCACTTCGCCAGCGACGGTCATAACCAGTCCTTCGCAGCA
Protein-coding sequences here:
- a CDS encoding gamma-glutamyltransferase family protein — protein: MVVAPQIPAVETGVGTLRNGGNAIDAAVTAAFVQMVVDPQMCGIGGFGAATVRTAAGEEVCVDFNGTAGSKATPEMWRDIVIEQDWTGYGYHLEGRVNDVGYGSIMTPGTVAGIAELLERFGTISWQDALRDAIRISEEGHVVTPELWQLWNMPGFGQHISFGERMAATETSRAIYYKPDGSGYKPGERIVNPDHARALRRLADGGPREFYEGSLAKELAADLAANGSFITAEDLASYRVRVSEPIRVSYRGQTVLTNPPAGGGVCMAETLKIIEHEDIAALGLNSVEYIDLVGHAMKAAYHDWYGMVADPTFHNVPVDLLLSDERADEWYAKIKAGERFDVPRYPEAPTTTHITVVDDAGNAIALTHSLGASSGVVSPGYGFTWNNIMNAANPQPGLPNSIAPGKSRITGMCPTIVLRDGELVLALGAPGGTRIITGVLQTLLNVLDHGLSAVEAVSAPRFDCQGDLLDCESRIPIWVKAELAGRGFQIVPNPAPYGQFALVQAVTRDPATGRLRGGADPRSGGAAMGC
- a CDS encoding phenylalanine--tRNA ligase beta subunit-related protein codes for the protein MNHQHTPQAFLAGASVDDAVFALRPDYRVMLLAVAHLTPGPSDEASGTLLQEAESVAVVALGSAPPDQLPRVATWRDAYRAFGAKPQRTRNSLEALLRRAPTGLPRVNRLTDIYNAISVLHQIPLGGEDLDRYSGPPRLIRATGSESFDTMADGEVVIEHPEPGEVIWLDDAGVTCRRWNWRQARRTQLSDTTTSALFILDVLDPVTDEELHTATDALVNHLSRIGPHLGIARRLISMAGERDG
- a CDS encoding CocE/NonD family hydrolase, with translation MDDWRGATESADEYGVLAALEVMMPMRDGVRLATDVYFPARLDDPADRAEGLFPVLLVRTPYNKRADDTRMRAEYFTRRGYVVAIQDCRGRYRSEGTFAFLTQEPEDGYDAVEWLGAQPWSTGKVGMFGTSYLGWTQTAAAVLNPPSLAALVVNQAGANAYSSSVRQNGAMELRFLAWAFMEAATHPEVVVDPVRKAALESVSSLEWLRQLPLRPGLSPLAMVPSIERWALDLYTRGDYSEYWDHPGLNFAKFWDNHSDVPMLLCGAWYDSYTRATLENFAGLSERKRGPVRLLMGPWTHGMVDVSYSGDVELGPTAPVAGNLAETFDHLHLRWFDHWLKGIDNGVGEEPAARVFVMGDGGSATRRTRDGKLWRGGHWRETDVFPLPGTTPVAFYLRPDGGLGTTQAEAGGASTTFRYDPANPVPTVGGNLSSLSDAIPIVGDERGRITYEQRWNSVVSIGGQDQRDPESGMPLAARDDIVVFQTEPLAEPLQVIGALEATLHISSSAPDTDFTVKLVDVFPPSADYPHGYALNLSDTIFRCRYRDDPASPTMMTPGEVYELTIPMYGTGAVFGRGHRIRVDISSSNFPRFDPNPNTGEPIGRHHHTQPADNTIHHDAAHPSRITLPVVAME
- a CDS encoding sigma-70 family RNA polymerase sigma factor, producing the protein MTAGDHWYQEPMAELGVRRLTVARSLRGRLGRKANTVSKSEDYNQLVLFDSHFPSAALHTVPVGDSQTRQLDPQIRPFTTATDDDPLDSSFEDADSDRSFLHGLDDNLIGLFEDDEEVDEEIVDALDGELLGEPAIDREDLEQIMELDILPRLQRAIEHRGYLTLGNLSVAVARLQASQPHLEELRTFIQRANVPLVPSRSHQGVRDVRVEDVRVAEHIFGDLIQGAPDSRMVIERLGYAGVSLSDGTRDFLMQVWMGHRLARVEERIHCTTVAQEVARKGSDITRWSSEALAARESLVVDNLWLVARIARKYIGNGLEIEDLLQEGAGGLFDAVVRFDPSLGYRFVTYASSWVFQRITRALANQSRTIRLPIHMIEWLTKVNRATEDLESALGREPMIEELAAQLEVDTSRVAQALHVSQPILSIDTLTNEQRTKHDRDQFRQEPDPVLEAVVSRSAADEVTALLSNLNTRERRILELRFGLEGGRPWSLEEVGQIYGLTRERIRQIQAKAIEKLQRISKTGSLGEQSNKKSPSKSPNLLGVRTDGRNLSPRDARSGERNSRRRAKHCTDAGTEESLKTDIRRADQRNPNQSVAPMIAVPRATANLESKVLNDVEANLDTELHYRPILSVALHFLLRKTLLALPKEDQELVIARFGLMRPGPMPLTEIVARFEVTTEYVIDLQSRLFDEIGHIRIRNEMLTYLDTVDRRASALDAM